A stretch of Paenibacillus mucilaginosus 3016 DNA encodes these proteins:
- a CDS encoding sigma-70 family RNA polymerase sigma factor: MKINSERLANASAEELIVKYQQTGCNDTATVLLQQYEPMVKMAAGKMSRNRPDLFEDLYQVGQMSVLKLLKQFDLSLGVQFEAYMMKSVIGHMKNYLRDKSWYVQVPRRIKEKGNQIQQVVDMLTVKLERSPNVDEIAAEMELSVEETIEILAGRDYYHYVSLDTPLSAEDNGSTIGDVIGSPSDAYSQVENRLALQEALVHLKPEEQKVLQLAYVEGQSQRTIANQLGVSQMSVSRIQKRALDKLKAYFQEPNGDNSMGLGT, from the coding sequence ATGAAGATCAATTCGGAGCGATTGGCAAATGCGAGCGCTGAAGAGCTCATCGTAAAATACCAGCAAACCGGCTGCAACGACACCGCGACGGTGCTGCTTCAGCAGTACGAGCCGATGGTGAAGATGGCAGCCGGTAAAATGTCACGCAATCGCCCCGATCTCTTCGAAGACCTGTACCAGGTGGGGCAGATGTCCGTACTCAAGCTGCTGAAGCAGTTTGATTTGTCGCTTGGCGTACAGTTCGAGGCCTATATGATGAAGAGCGTCATCGGTCATATGAAGAACTATTTGCGTGATAAGTCCTGGTATGTACAGGTGCCGCGGCGCATCAAGGAGAAGGGCAACCAGATCCAGCAGGTGGTCGACATGCTCACGGTGAAGCTGGAGCGTTCGCCGAATGTCGACGAGATTGCTGCCGAGATGGAGCTGTCCGTGGAGGAAACGATCGAGATTCTCGCAGGCCGGGATTATTACCATTACGTGTCGCTCGATACGCCGCTGTCGGCCGAAGATAACGGTTCGACGATCGGCGATGTCATCGGTTCCCCAAGCGACGCCTACAGCCAGGTGGAGAACCGTCTTGCCCTTCAGGAGGCCCTTGTTCACCTCAAGCCTGAAGAGCAGAAGGTGCTGCAGCTGGCTTATGTGGAAGGGCAGTCCCAACGGACGATTGCCAACCAGCTGGGCGTCTCCCAGATGAGCGTCTCCCGGATTCAGAAGCGGGCGCTCGATAAGCTTAAGGCTTATTTCCAGGAGCCGAATGGAGACAACAGCATGGGACTAGGAACATAA
- a CDS encoding ABC transporter ATP-binding protein, translating to MIPASAGEYESPSPPVPIVEMRGITKRFPGIVANDSISLTLGRGEILALLGENGAGKSTLMNILFGLYQPDEGEILVNGEPVTITGPKAAIRLGLGMVHQHFKLVQPFTVAENIVLGMEPKQGLRIDYRHAEREVAAISDRYGLRVEPRARIADISVGMQQRVEILKTLYRGAEILIFDEPTAVLTPQEIQELIAIMRKLVSEGKSIILITHKLKEIMAIADRVTVIRRGKVVGTVRTAETNPDALAALMVGREVSFRLDKPPVPAGAASKEPVLRVEDVTVRGRGGTPVLNGLSFEVYGGEILGIAGVDGNGQSELIEALAGLQTVDSGRITLAGREITNLSPRAAAEAGIGHIPEDRHKRGLVLDFSMSENLVLKSYYTPAYNRGGFLDYGAMDKQAGRLIGEFDVRTPGTHTPARALSGGNQQKAIIAREVDLDPDLLIAAQPTRGLDVGAIEFIHKRLLEQRSRGKAVLLISLELDEILQLSDRIAVIYEGRIVGIVDPASTSDRELGLMMAGSLRSGEADAAVSGAGGGAAHG from the coding sequence ATGATCCCGGCCTCCGCAGGAGAGTACGAAAGCCCGTCGCCTCCCGTCCCCATTGTCGAGATGCGCGGGATCACCAAGCGCTTCCCCGGCATCGTAGCCAACGACAGCATCTCGCTCACCCTCGGACGGGGCGAAATTCTCGCCCTGCTTGGGGAGAACGGGGCCGGCAAGTCGACGCTGATGAACATCCTCTTCGGCCTCTATCAGCCCGATGAAGGAGAGATTCTGGTGAACGGGGAGCCCGTGACGATCACCGGGCCGAAGGCGGCGATCCGCCTCGGACTCGGCATGGTGCACCAGCACTTCAAGCTGGTGCAGCCGTTCACGGTGGCCGAGAACATCGTGCTCGGCATGGAGCCGAAGCAGGGGCTGCGGATCGACTACCGGCATGCGGAGCGGGAGGTGGCCGCCATCTCCGACCGGTACGGCCTGCGAGTGGAGCCCCGGGCGAGGATCGCGGACATCTCCGTCGGCATGCAGCAGCGGGTGGAGATTCTGAAGACGCTGTACCGCGGGGCGGAGATTCTCATCTTCGACGAGCCGACAGCCGTTCTGACGCCGCAGGAGATCCAGGAGCTGATCGCCATCATGCGCAAGCTCGTAAGCGAGGGCAAGTCGATCATTCTGATCACCCATAAGCTGAAAGAGATCATGGCCATCGCCGACCGGGTAACGGTTATCCGGCGCGGGAAGGTCGTCGGCACGGTGCGCACCGCCGAGACGAACCCCGATGCGCTGGCCGCCCTGATGGTCGGGCGGGAAGTCAGCTTCCGGCTCGATAAGCCGCCTGTCCCGGCGGGTGCGGCATCGAAGGAGCCCGTGCTGCGTGTCGAAGATGTTACGGTCCGCGGCCGCGGCGGGACGCCGGTGCTGAACGGCCTCTCCTTCGAGGTCTACGGCGGGGAGATCCTCGGCATCGCCGGTGTCGACGGCAACGGCCAGAGCGAGCTCATCGAAGCCCTGGCCGGGCTGCAGACCGTGGACAGCGGCCGGATTACGCTGGCCGGACGCGAGATTACGAACCTGTCGCCGCGTGCGGCAGCCGAAGCCGGCATCGGGCATATTCCTGAGGACCGGCACAAGCGCGGGCTCGTGCTCGACTTCTCGATGAGCGAGAACCTCGTGCTCAAATCCTATTACACGCCGGCTTACAACCGGGGCGGGTTCCTGGATTACGGCGCGATGGACAAGCAGGCCGGCCGGCTGATCGGCGAGTTCGACGTCCGCACGCCGGGCACGCATACGCCGGCCCGCGCCCTCTCCGGCGGCAACCAGCAGAAGGCGATCATCGCTCGGGAGGTCGACCTTGACCCCGACCTGCTCATCGCCGCCCAGCCGACGCGGGGCCTCGATGTCGGGGCGATCGAGTTCATCCACAAGCGGCTGCTGGAGCAGCGGAGCCGCGGCAAAGCCGTGCTGCTGATCTCACTGGAGCTCGACGAGATTCTGCAGCTCTCCGACCGGATCGCCGTTATCTACGAAGGGCGCATCGTCGGCATTGTGGACCCGGCCTCCACCTCGGACCGGGAGCTCGGCCTGATGATGGCCGGCTCCCTGCGGTCCGGGGAGGCGGATGCCGCCGTATCCGGGGCCGGAGGAGGTGCCGCCCATGGCTAA
- a CDS encoding ABC transporter permease — protein MDILRIAGELINTTLVFSTALIFTALGGILSERSGVVNIGLEGLMVCGAFASAVAAYYAEAAGLTGAAPWLGLAAGLLFAMLVSVIHAAASITFKANQVVSGVVINFLSAGATVYLVKILFAGSGQTETLNTAFHKMAVPILSQIPLFGTALFYAYPTTYLALALAVVVWYVLFKTPFGLRLRAVGEHPGAADTLGVGVSPLRYAAVLLSGAFAGLGGATITLTTTSNFSHNTISGQGFIALAAMIFGKWHPFGALGAALFFGFAQALRNFVQLFEFARGIPMEFLYMLPYVLTILVLAGAVGRAYPPAALGDPYDPGKR, from the coding sequence ATGGATATTCTTCGCATCGCCGGCGAGCTCATTAACACGACGCTCGTCTTCTCGACGGCGCTGATCTTCACCGCGCTCGGCGGCATACTCTCCGAGCGCTCCGGGGTCGTCAATATCGGCCTGGAGGGGCTCATGGTTTGCGGCGCCTTCGCTTCGGCCGTGGCCGCGTACTACGCCGAGGCGGCCGGCCTGACGGGCGCCGCCCCCTGGCTCGGCCTTGCCGCAGGGCTGCTGTTCGCGATGCTCGTCTCCGTGATTCATGCCGCCGCTTCGATCACCTTCAAGGCCAACCAGGTGGTCAGCGGCGTCGTGATCAACTTCCTCTCGGCCGGCGCCACGGTGTACCTCGTGAAGATTCTGTTCGCCGGCTCCGGCCAGACGGAGACGCTGAACACGGCCTTCCACAAGATGGCCGTTCCCATCCTGTCGCAGATTCCGCTGTTCGGCACCGCGCTCTTCTATGCGTATCCGACCACCTATCTTGCGCTCGCGCTGGCGGTTGTGGTCTGGTATGTGCTCTTCAAGACGCCGTTCGGCCTCCGGCTGCGGGCGGTGGGCGAGCACCCGGGCGCCGCGGATACGCTTGGCGTCGGGGTGAGCCCGCTCCGCTATGCGGCCGTGCTGCTCAGCGGCGCATTCGCCGGGCTGGGCGGAGCGACGATCACATTGACGACGACGAGCAACTTCTCGCACAATACGATCTCCGGGCAGGGCTTCATTGCCCTGGCCGCCATGATCTTCGGCAAGTGGCATCCCTTCGGCGCCCTGGGGGCCGCCCTCTTCTTCGGCTTCGCCCAGGCGCTGCGCAATTTCGTCCAGCTCTTCGAGTTCGCGCGGGGCATACCGATGGAGTTTCTCTACATGCTTCCATACGTGCTGACCATCCTGGTGCTGGCCGGTGCCGTCGGCCGGGCTTATCCCCCGGCTGCCCTCGGCGACCCGTATGATCCGGGCAAGCGGTAA
- a CDS encoding general stress protein — MFHSIVVARGEQEVKEAVRDLQSAGRGVDQIQILAHENVKMDQIFKPKYASRIGFVGESMAHTVAPLYRCGGHALREKLLSLGLSETAVEYYESEMAKGRIVIAVDEQQILNH, encoded by the coding sequence ATGTTTCATTCCATCGTCGTAGCCAGGGGCGAACAAGAAGTGAAGGAAGCGGTCCGGGACCTGCAAAGCGCGGGACGCGGAGTGGACCAGATTCAGATTCTGGCCCACGAGAATGTGAAGATGGACCAAATTTTCAAGCCGAAGTATGCCAGCCGGATCGGTTTCGTCGGCGAGAGCATGGCCCACACGGTAGCGCCGCTCTACAGATGCGGTGGACATGCCCTGCGGGAGAAGCTCCTTTCCCTCGGATTGTCCGAGACAGCCGTGGAATACTATGAGTCGGAAATGGCCAAGGGACGGATCGTGATTGCCGTCGACGAGCAGCAGATTCTGAATCATTAA
- a CDS encoding ABC transporter permease — MAKGSRMSADSALLPLAAVVLGLLVGALIMLAGGYDPLTAYAALIDKVVGDPYSIGETIREITPLILTGLSVAFAFRTGLFNIGGEGQFIMGMTGASIVGIKLSLPFWLHAPLAVIAGALLGGLWGGIAGYLKARRGVNEVITTIMLNWIALYLANYIVGSFLLQPGQQRSYLVRESASLSLAALSEMFGHARLHAGIFLAPLAAVVFYILLWKTRQGYELRAVGHSPSAAEYAGMNVNAGIIRAMFIGGVFAGLAGVVEILGVFQYQVIAAGSPGYGFDGVAVALLGGNHPLGVVLAAMLFGTLTYGSAGMSFGADVPPEIIRIIIGSVIFFVASPAIIRGVLRLGKRRGSGEVA, encoded by the coding sequence ATGGCTAAAGGCTCGCGCATGTCCGCGGACTCGGCACTGCTGCCGCTGGCGGCCGTCGTACTGGGCCTGCTCGTCGGCGCCCTGATCATGCTCGCGGGAGGCTACGACCCGCTCACGGCTTATGCCGCGCTGATCGATAAAGTCGTCGGAGACCCGTACAGCATCGGCGAGACGATCCGCGAGATCACCCCGCTGATCCTCACCGGCCTGTCGGTCGCCTTCGCCTTCCGCACCGGGCTGTTCAACATCGGAGGCGAAGGCCAGTTCATCATGGGCATGACCGGCGCCTCCATCGTCGGCATCAAGCTCAGCCTCCCCTTCTGGCTGCACGCTCCGCTGGCTGTGATCGCCGGGGCCCTGCTCGGCGGTCTCTGGGGCGGAATTGCCGGTTATCTGAAGGCCCGCCGCGGGGTCAATGAGGTCATCACGACGATCATGCTGAACTGGATCGCGCTGTATCTGGCGAACTACATTGTAGGCAGCTTCCTGCTGCAGCCGGGCCAGCAGCGCTCCTACCTCGTCCGGGAGAGCGCCTCGCTGTCCCTGGCGGCCCTCAGCGAAATGTTCGGCCATGCCCGCCTGCATGCCGGAATCTTCCTGGCTCCGCTGGCGGCGGTGGTCTTCTACATATTGCTGTGGAAGACCCGGCAGGGCTATGAGCTGCGGGCCGTCGGCCACTCGCCGAGCGCCGCCGAATATGCCGGCATGAACGTGAACGCCGGCATCATCCGGGCGATGTTCATCGGCGGGGTGTTCGCCGGGCTGGCCGGCGTCGTTGAGATACTGGGCGTCTTCCAGTATCAGGTCATCGCCGCCGGATCGCCCGGCTACGGCTTCGACGGCGTGGCCGTGGCGCTGCTCGGCGGCAACCATCCGCTCGGGGTGGTGCTTGCCGCGATGCTGTTCGGCACGCTGACCTACGGCTCGGCCGGGATGAGCTTCGGCGCGGACGTGCCGCCCGAGATCATCCGCATCATTATCGGCTCCGTCATCTTCTTCGTGGCGTCACCCGCCATCATCCGCGGGGTGCTGCGCCTCGGGAAGAGACGCGGCTCCGGGGAGGTGGCCTGA
- the rsbW gene encoding anti-sigma B factor RsbW, translating to MKPESQVVSLTVPAEAEFIDLVRLTLYGISSKLGFTYEEIEDMKVAVAEACNNAVVHAYEPGNPGQMEVRFEQIAGGLRIVVKDFGPSFNFEDKAQRAESLHDKTLNEINVGGLGIYLMQALMDDVEVMTGIGTEVVLTKRVTRSEEMV from the coding sequence ATGAAACCCGAATCTCAAGTAGTAAGTCTCACTGTTCCTGCAGAAGCGGAGTTCATCGACTTGGTGCGGCTGACGCTGTACGGCATCAGCTCCAAGCTCGGCTTCACATATGAAGAGATAGAAGATATGAAAGTCGCGGTGGCGGAGGCATGTAACAATGCCGTCGTGCATGCGTATGAGCCCGGTAATCCGGGCCAGATGGAAGTACGGTTCGAGCAGATCGCCGGCGGTCTGCGCATTGTCGTCAAGGACTTTGGACCGAGCTTCAACTTCGAAGACAAGGCACAGCGGGCCGAATCCCTGCATGACAAGACCCTGAACGAGATCAACGTGGGAGGACTCGGCATTTATCTGATGCAGGCCTTGATGGACGATGTGGAAGTGATGACGGGCATCGGAACCGAAGTGGTCCTCACCAAGCGGGTAACCAGGAGTGAGGAAATGGTATGA
- a CDS encoding STAS domain-containing protein — protein sequence MTGEKFEVKTESGPNGAILYLAGELDLGTADRLRTAAESLALEPLPLKLNLRDLTYIDSTGIGILVSILKSRQTVQSNLVVAEVPAKIKRLFDMTGLSRFLEIEGVMG from the coding sequence ATGACAGGAGAAAAATTCGAAGTGAAAACCGAGTCGGGCCCGAACGGGGCCATCTTGTATTTGGCCGGCGAACTGGATCTCGGCACGGCCGACCGGCTGCGTACGGCAGCGGAGTCCTTGGCGCTTGAGCCTTTGCCGCTGAAGCTGAACCTGAGGGATCTCACGTACATCGACAGCACGGGGATCGGCATTCTGGTCTCCATCCTCAAGAGCAGGCAGACTGTGCAGTCGAATCTGGTCGTTGCGGAAGTTCCAGCCAAAATCAAACGGCTGTTCGATATGACGGGGCTGTCCCGGTTCCTGGAAATTGAAGGAGTGATGGGATGA
- a CDS encoding glucose-1-phosphate adenylyltransferase, giving the protein MTSEACVAMLLAGGEGRRLGVLTQTKAKPAVHFGGAYRIIDFGLSNCRNSGIDTVGVVTQYKASSLHEHIGSGASWSPETKGVSVLPPKNGEYVGTADAVYKNLAYLEEKQPEHVLILSGDHIYRMDYRHLLERHVRTGADATIAVTPVAWEDAHRFGIMRADELGRVVEFAEKPKQPRSNLASMGIYVFKWSYLKRVLEMDARDMESSHDFGKDVIPYMLLNGAHLQTYSHEGYWRDVGTIESLWEAHMDLLGDQPKFRCGEEAWPMYTPAARSGQTYVDPAARLGQSLIAGSCSIYGQVERSVISPGVYIGHGSVVRGCIIMPGAHIGRNVYLRNAIIGEGAVIADGATVGSLSKSSIAVVGDAETVMKKNDKKPKVYIPMGQLHLERVR; this is encoded by the coding sequence ATGACTTCAGAGGCATGTGTTGCCATGCTGCTTGCCGGCGGTGAAGGACGCCGGCTGGGTGTGCTCACCCAAACGAAAGCAAAGCCTGCCGTACATTTCGGCGGGGCTTACCGGATCATCGACTTTGGTCTCAGCAACTGCAGAAATTCCGGGATCGACACCGTGGGTGTCGTAACACAATATAAAGCCTCCTCCCTGCACGAGCATATTGGCAGCGGAGCTTCTTGGTCTCCAGAGACCAAGGGAGTGTCGGTGCTTCCTCCGAAGAACGGGGAGTATGTGGGAACCGCCGATGCGGTTTACAAGAACCTGGCATACCTTGAAGAGAAGCAGCCGGAACATGTGCTGATCCTCTCGGGCGACCATATCTACCGGATGGATTACCGGCATCTGCTGGAGCGTCATGTACGGACCGGAGCCGACGCGACCATCGCGGTAACCCCTGTCGCCTGGGAAGACGCCCACCGCTTCGGCATCATGCGCGCCGATGAGTTGGGGCGGGTCGTCGAATTCGCCGAGAAGCCGAAGCAGCCGAGAAGCAACCTGGCTTCGATGGGCATTTACGTCTTCAAATGGTCTTATCTGAAACGCGTCCTGGAGATGGACGCTCGCGATATGGAGTCGTCGCATGACTTCGGCAAGGACGTCATTCCTTACATGCTGTTGAACGGCGCCCATCTGCAAACGTATTCACACGAGGGTTACTGGCGTGATGTCGGTACGATCGAGAGCTTGTGGGAAGCACACATGGACCTGCTCGGCGACCAGCCGAAGTTCCGCTGCGGGGAAGAAGCGTGGCCTATGTATACCCCTGCGGCACGAAGCGGACAAACCTATGTCGATCCGGCGGCACGGCTCGGACAATCCCTCATCGCCGGCAGCTGCAGCATCTACGGGCAGGTCGAACGGTCGGTCATCTCCCCGGGCGTATACATCGGGCATGGCAGCGTAGTACGCGGCTGCATCATCATGCCGGGGGCTCATATCGGACGTAACGTGTACCTGCGCAATGCGATTATCGGGGAAGGCGCTGTGATTGCGGACGGAGCAACGGTAGGCAGCCTGTCCAAATCATCGATTGCGGTCGTCGGGGACGCTGAGACGGTGATGAAGAAGAACGACAAAAAACCGAAGGTCTATATCCCGATGGGGCAGCTTCACTTGGAACGTGTTCGTTAA
- a CDS encoding Dps family protein: protein MAKVLEKDKELKEKASEKASSEKASSEKASKESSSSRSSSKSGQDSELLSLLNQQIANWAVLHMKIHQHHWYVKGPNFFPLHVKFQELYEEASLTLDELAERLLAVGGQPVSTSKEIARAATIEEHEPLETAEEMVRSLRDDYKQLIEETGEAMELAEEEKDEGTHDMLLELKTKLEKHVWMLNAHLGREVE from the coding sequence ATGGCTAAAGTACTTGAGAAAGACAAAGAACTGAAGGAAAAAGCATCCGAGAAAGCGTCGTCCGAGAAAGCTTCCTCTGAGAAAGCTTCCAAGGAATCTTCCTCTTCCAGGTCTTCTTCCAAATCCGGTCAGGACAGCGAACTGCTGTCCCTGCTCAACCAGCAGATCGCCAACTGGGCCGTCCTTCATATGAAGATCCACCAGCATCACTGGTACGTGAAAGGGCCGAACTTCTTCCCGCTGCACGTGAAGTTCCAGGAGCTGTATGAGGAAGCGTCCCTGACGCTCGACGAGCTCGCCGAGCGCCTGCTGGCCGTCGGCGGTCAGCCGGTTTCCACTTCGAAGGAGATTGCGCGTGCCGCGACGATCGAAGAGCACGAACCGCTCGAGACCGCCGAAGAGATGGTCCGTTCGCTGCGGGACGATTACAAGCAGCTTATCGAGGAGACCGGCGAAGCGATGGAGCTCGCCGAAGAAGAGAAGGACGAAGGCACGCACGATATGCTGCTGGAGCTGAAGACGAAGCTCGAGAAGCATGTATGGATGCTGAACGCCCATCTCGGACGCGAGGTGGAATAA
- a CDS encoding ATP-binding protein: MSGGMKAVENAAGKEIILRLPLQPEGLMTVRMALYGVAVRMGFSFEAIEDLKVAVSEACNHALLRLAGSRQDAALMLVFTMREEELVVRIGITGAAVTFRDALEPVSVQPETAESLESIESGRIGLYLLQALVDEVVVVPGETEGSEEIRLCKRLS; this comes from the coding sequence ATGAGCGGGGGAATGAAGGCCGTAGAGAATGCGGCTGGCAAAGAAATCATCCTCCGGCTGCCGCTTCAGCCCGAAGGGCTGATGACGGTCCGGATGGCGCTGTACGGCGTTGCGGTCCGCATGGGCTTCTCCTTCGAAGCGATCGAGGACCTGAAGGTGGCGGTCAGTGAGGCATGCAATCATGCGCTGCTCCGCCTGGCCGGAAGCAGGCAGGATGCCGCGCTGATGCTGGTGTTCACCATGCGGGAGGAGGAACTGGTTGTCCGGATCGGGATAACGGGAGCCGCGGTAACCTTCCGCGATGCCCTGGAGCCGGTATCCGTGCAGCCGGAAACCGCAGAATCGCTGGAATCGATCGAAAGCGGACGGATCGGCTTGTATCTGCTGCAAGCGCTGGTGGATGAAGTCGTAGTGGTGCCGGGCGAGACGGAAGGCAGCGAAGAGATCCGGCTGTGCAAACGTCTCAGTTAA
- a CDS encoding BMP family lipoprotein, protein MRTWISRSAITLLVLLLTITGCGRNAGNNGTAGTGDATGGTGTTAGTEGPAGGNQAGAQFNIGMVTDVGGVNDNSFNQSAWEGLQKLEKDTGAKVKYLQSKSDAEYLPNLNQMVKGNFNLTWGIGFIIGDAMKTVAAQNPNAKLAIIDNVVDAPNVASITFAENEGSYLVGVVAGLMTKTNKIGFVGGIDIPVIKRFEAGFRAGVTAVNPQAKLTVNYTGAFDKPDLGKAAAATLYNDGADIIFHASGATGNGVFNEAKDRAKSGQKVWVIGVDQDQSKTFGDDVTLTSMMKRVDQAVYRVSNDLIGGKYEGGKTTVLGLKDDGVGLPETSTKNVPADVLKKVDEYKQRIISGEIKVPEQ, encoded by the coding sequence ATGAGAACATGGATATCCCGCTCCGCGATCACCCTGCTCGTACTGCTGCTGACGATCACCGGCTGCGGTAGGAATGCGGGCAACAACGGCACGGCAGGCACCGGCGATGCGACCGGCGGTACGGGTACGACGGCCGGTACGGAAGGCCCTGCCGGCGGCAATCAGGCCGGCGCCCAATTCAATATCGGCATGGTAACCGATGTCGGCGGCGTCAATGACAACTCCTTCAACCAAAGTGCGTGGGAAGGCCTGCAGAAGCTGGAGAAGGACACCGGCGCCAAGGTGAAATACCTGCAGAGCAAGAGCGACGCCGAATATTTGCCGAACCTGAACCAGATGGTCAAGGGCAACTTCAACCTGACGTGGGGGATCGGCTTTATTATCGGGGATGCGATGAAGACCGTGGCGGCCCAGAATCCGAACGCCAAGCTCGCGATCATCGACAACGTGGTGGACGCGCCGAATGTAGCCTCCATCACCTTCGCGGAGAACGAGGGCTCGTACCTCGTCGGGGTCGTCGCCGGCCTCATGACCAAGACGAACAAGATCGGCTTCGTCGGCGGCATCGATATTCCGGTCATCAAGCGCTTTGAAGCCGGCTTCCGTGCAGGCGTCACCGCCGTGAATCCGCAGGCGAAGCTGACGGTGAACTATACCGGCGCCTTCGACAAGCCGGATCTCGGCAAGGCCGCGGCCGCCACGCTCTACAACGACGGGGCGGATATCATCTTCCATGCCTCCGGCGCTACGGGCAACGGCGTATTCAACGAAGCGAAGGACCGTGCGAAGAGCGGCCAGAAGGTATGGGTCATCGGGGTGGACCAGGACCAGTCGAAGACGTTCGGGGACGATGTTACCCTGACGTCGATGATGAAGCGGGTCGACCAGGCCGTCTACCGGGTCTCCAACGACCTGATCGGGGGCAAGTATGAAGGGGGCAAAACCACGGTGCTCGGCCTCAAGGACGACGGCGTCGGCCTGCCGGAGACCTCCACGAAGAACGTGCCGGCGGATGTGCTGAAGAAGGTCGATGAGTACAAGCAGCGCATCATCAGCGGCGAGATCAAGGTTCCGGAGCAATGA
- a CDS encoding DUF948 domain-containing protein, with product MENSWIIEASVAVAAIAFVALVVFLIMTLRSVSALLGQTNGIMREIQQQVSGLSAEATEVLRHTNEVTVDVRNKLHSIDSVVYSVKNVGDAVEEITSSLKQASATVAGTVRSKVVETAKQAEGPTEDKVVKVMQAVPVVIDLWNSFRNRKSMKSSTLSKA from the coding sequence ATGGAGAACTCTTGGATTATTGAGGCCAGTGTGGCTGTCGCCGCCATCGCCTTCGTCGCACTCGTCGTTTTCCTCATCATGACGCTTCGTTCCGTATCGGCACTGCTTGGGCAGACCAACGGGATTATGAGAGAGATTCAGCAGCAGGTGAGCGGGCTCAGCGCCGAAGCGACCGAAGTGCTCCGTCACACCAATGAGGTGACCGTGGATGTGCGCAACAAGCTGCACTCGATCGACTCCGTCGTTTACTCGGTGAAGAATGTAGGGGATGCGGTGGAGGAGATCACTTCTTCGCTGAAGCAGGCCTCGGCTACCGTAGCCGGCACGGTGCGCAGCAAGGTTGTGGAGACCGCGAAGCAGGCGGAAGGTCCGACCGAGGACAAGGTTGTCAAGGTCATGCAGGCCGTGCCGGTCGTGATCGACCTCTGGAACTCGTTCAGAAACCGCAAATCGATGAAGAGCAGCACGCTGAGCAAGGCCTGA
- a CDS encoding STAS domain-containing protein: MDRSQSFGVETQRTELANTVYLQGELDLSKVAELRCALDTFIADTTRKLVLNLRELQYIDSTGIGVIVSVLKARDVLKAPFAVEDIPPKIKRLFDLTGITAFLQTNDSESATQARTING, translated from the coding sequence ATGGATAGGTCGCAATCGTTTGGAGTCGAAACACAAAGAACAGAACTTGCCAATACCGTATATCTGCAGGGGGAGCTGGATCTGTCCAAGGTGGCGGAGCTTCGGTGCGCACTCGATACCTTCATTGCGGACACGACGCGCAAGCTTGTCCTGAACCTTCGGGAGCTTCAGTATATTGACAGCACCGGGATCGGTGTGATTGTATCGGTATTAAAGGCCCGGGATGTGCTCAAGGCGCCATTCGCGGTAGAAGATATTCCGCCCAAAATCAAACGGTTGTTCGATCTGACGGGAATCACGGCATTCCTCCAAACGAACGATTCCGAAAGCGCGACGCAGGCACGAACCATTAACGGATAG